The Bacteroides ovatus genomic interval CAGACGACGAGCCAGTTGCATATCGTAATTCTCGAGGAAGATAATCTTACCCAGGAATTCCGGACGACGAGAGATTTCAATGATACGCTTAATCAAGCCCTGGCCTGCTCCATCGTGCGGGTGAGCTTTACCTGTAAACAGGAATTGTACCGGATAATCAGGATTGTTCACGATCTTAGAAAGACGATCCAAGTCGGTGAACAGCAAGTGTGCACGTTTGTAAGTAGCAAAACGACGGCCGAAACCAATCAGCAATGCGTTCGGATTGATCTTATCCATCAGTGAAACGATACGAGAAGGATCTCCCTGGTTCTTCAACCATGTATCGCGGAATGACTTACGGATATAGTCAACCAACTTATTCTTCATAGTCATACGAGTCTTCCAAATCTCTTCATCGGGCACATTGTAGATAGCTTCCCAAATCTTAGGATTAGACTGATCGAACCAGAAGTTTTCGTTGAAATATTTAAAGTATAATTCTTTCCATTCTGTTGCACTCCAAGTTGGGAAGTGAACACCATTCGTTACATATCCTACGTGGCTTTCTTCCGGGAAATAACCTTTCCAGATAGAAGAGAACATTTCTTGAGAAACTTTTCCGTGCAGCCAGCTTACACCGTTCACTTCCTGTGAAGTGTTACAAGCAAAAACAGACATACAGAAACGTTCGCCCTTGTCGCCCGGATTGTTACGTCCTAGATCCATCAAGTCATCCCATGAGATACCCATTCTGGAAGGATAACCACCCATATATTTGCCGAACAAACCTTCGTCAAAATAGTCGTGACCTGCAGGCACCGGAGTATGAACAGTATAAAGAGAAGAAGCGCGAACCAACTCAATAGCCTGGTCGAAAGTCAATCCAGTAGCTACATAGTCGCAGATACGCTGAACATTAATCAATGCAGCATGTCCTTCATTACAGTGATAAACATCTTTCTTGATACCCAGAGCTTTCAGAGTCAGGATACCACCGATACCCAACAAGATTTCCTGTTTCAAACGGTTTTCCCAGTCACCACCATAAAGCTGGTGAGTGATAGGACGGTCGAATTCGCTGTTCATTTCATTATCCGTATCAAGCAGATACAAAGAAATACGTCCAACATTCACACGCCATACGTTTGCATGAACAAAATAATCAAGATAAGGAACGTCAACTATCAACGGCTGACCATTGGCATCCATTACGCGTTCAATAGGAAGTTGACCGAAGTTCTGTGCCTCGTAGTTGGCAATCTGCTGTCCATCCATAGACAACGTTTGAGTAAAGTAGCCGTAACGATACAAGAAACCTACCGCACACAAATCAACATTGCTGTCGGAAGCCTCTTTCAGATAGTCACCAGCCAATACGCCCAGACCACCGGAATATATTTTCAGGACGCTGCTCAAGCCATATTCCATGCTGAAATAAGCTATAGATGGGCGTTGCTCATCCGGCTTCACATCCATGTAATCTCTGAATTTCGTATAAACTTCATTCATTCTTCTTAGAATCACCTTGTCTTTTGCCAGCGCTTCCAGCTTCTCATAGCTCATACGTTCCAACAACAGTACTGGATTCTGTCCACATTCTTTCCAAAGTTCCGGATCTAGATCTCTAAACAGTTCAGTCGCTTCAAAATTCCATGCCCACCAAATGTTGCGTGCGATTTCAGACAACTTCTCCAACTCTTCCGGTATACGTGATTTCACAGTAACCTCTTTCCAGTTGGGAGTATTCACATTACTAACTTTGATTTTCATAATGTTTTCGTTTACTTATTGATAAATAATTTCTTTCTTAACTCAACTGACGTATCCTTGCCTTACGCAAAGCGATATCATAAGCTTCATAATAATATTGTATAAAGTGCTTCCATAAAGCCTGCTCTGCAACTTCAGCAGCACGCTTACGGATTTCCTTCACCTCTTTATCAGTCTTATCCGCAAACAACGTAATCGTATCTTTGATACCATCCGCCACTTCCGAATAATTATAGTCCGAACGATGCAGCACTTCCACTCCATCATTAATGCCATGCTGGTTCTTCAGGCTGTTTACCCAAAGTCCGAATCCTGCCAGATCCGTAGTGATTGTCGGCACATGGAAAGCTACACTTTCCAGCGGAGTATATCCCCACGGTTCGTAATAAGAAGCATAGACACTCAAATCCTGCCCCAGCAATATATCATAATATTCTTTATTCATGATACCATCACGACCATCCAGATAACAAGGAACAAAAATCACCTTTACCTTATCTTCCGGACGATTGCCCATTCCCAGATATTTCAACATGTCCAACACCTGGTCATGAGTCATATTATGCAGCCAATGAGTGATAAACGGTACTTCGAGGGGAGTGTCGAACTTATCTTTGCTCTTCAAACGTGCCTGCAAATCCTCGCGAGGCTCTCCCACCCAACCGGGTACATTGATGAATGCCAACACATTCTTATGTAGTTTCTTATCCCTGTTCAAGCGGTTTAATGATTCCAAAAAAACATCAATACCTTTATTCTTAAACTCATATCGCCCACTGGTTCCGACAATTAACGTATCATCACCCAGATTTGTTCCCAATAATTTATTGGCAACACTAAGCATCAAGGTACGTGCGCGCTTACGCTTGCCGGTAAACGTGCTTCCTTTCGGCACAAAATCATCTTCAAAACCGTTCATCAGAACAACATCTGCCGGTTTATCCAGTAATTCCTTGCATTCATTATTGGTTATTTCACTCACCGTAGTAAAACAGTCTACATAATGTGCAGTCTGTTTCTCAATCGAGTGTTTCGATTGCATGTTCAGTTCCTGTGCCATCTGGTCGCCATTATAAGCAAACAGATAGTCATACAACGGCTTATTATTGCCGGCAATGGAACGACCGATAGACGTAGCATGGGTCGTAAAAATAGTAGCAACCTCCGGCACAGCTTCCTGTACATAAAGTGCTCCCATTCCAGTCATCCATTCATGTGCCTGATATACCACCTTATCCGTTTCCGTCAGGTTGTAGCGATAGAAACTCTCCACCACTCTTCCTGCGGCATAGGAAAACATAGAAGCCTCGTCGTAATCGCCATAGGCGTGCAACGAATCTACTTGATAACGATTCCACATTTCTGTGTATATATCGTCTTTCTTTTCAAAAAAAGGTTGGAAATCAACAAGAATGACTATGGGTTCACCGGGGATATTCCATCGTCCCACACGGACAGAAAGTTCGTCTTTCTCAAGCGCATGCTCTTTCCAGGCAGCACATAGGTTATCCGACTCGATGAATAGAGGGTTCTCCTTTCCTTGCCACACATCAGGACCTATGAAGAAAATTCTGTCGCGGAATTTTTCCTGTAATGTATTTGCCCGTGTCGACAAGACGGTATATATCCCTCCCACTTTATTACATACTTCCCAGCTGGACTCGAAGATATAATCGGGGGTTAATAAATCTTTTACCATATAATATATTAAAACTCTTTTTAGTATGCGAGTGCAAAAGTACACATTATTCTTTGAAAAATAATACTTTATACAAAAAATATGAGTTAAGAAGAGGAAAGAAACGTTGTCTAACAATGAAAAAAGAATATCCCCTTGCACATGCAAAGCAGCATGTACAAGGGGATTGAAAGTCCTTTATAGGAAATATTCTTGCTAAAAATTATGCAACGAGTGCGCTACCAATCAAGAAGGTTGCAGCCAAAGCAACGATTGCATAGAGTTCGGGGAATACGGCAAGAATCAACGTATTGCTAAATACATTGTGTCCCTGTCCGATTGCTGCGATACCGTTTGCACAAACTTGTCCCTGACGGATAGCGGAGAATAAAGCAACCAATCCCAGAGCAATACCTGCACCAAGCACTGCTGATGCCTGGATAGGTGTAATTTCAGGAGTCAAAATACCGAAGATTGTCTGAAACATGAAATAACCTGCAAAACCATAAAGACCCTGTGTACCCGGAAGAGCTGTCAATACCAGGAAGTTACCGAATGCACTATCATTCTTCTTCAATGCTCCGATAGCAGCATTACCTGCAATAGTTACTCCGTAAGCACTACCGATGCCCGACAAACCAACCATAATCGCGATGCCAATGTAGGCGATAAACAAATTCATTTCCATAATCTTATTCTATTTTTTATTGTTTAATTCTTAAAATATTAATTCTCAATTTCTAATTCTTAATCTTCAAATTTTCAATTTCTGAACGGTTTGTACTCTTTACCGCCTCCTTCATATCCGGAGTTCTTGAAGAACTCAACGAACGTCAGACGCATCGGGTGAACCATTGCACCCAGCACATTCATAAAGATATTGATGGCATGACCGATAACGAAAATCAGTACCATAACAATCGGGCCTGCTATTACATTATCCGGACTCATACCTACTGCCAGGCTGTTGAATACTCCCGCCAAAATACCTCCGGAAAGTCCGAGGGCAAACAGACGAACGTAAGACAATACATCGCCAAGCAAACCGGTGACCATATTATATGAATCCCATAATCCCAGTCCGATATTCAGGAAAACATTCTTTCCCGGACTGTTATAAAGGAAGATCATAGCAGCCGAAACACCCAGAATAACCAAATGCACTGTACTTCCCATCGGCATTACCTCCGGCAACAAAGCCGAAACTGCCATGGAAACCAGCAGGATGATCCATCCGATAGTTGCCACTGCATATTTGAAGCCAAACTGAATGGTCTGATTCACCGCCTTCAACACCATACCGAATAGTATCTGAATAGCTCCCAATATCAACGATAATTGGAACATATCATTGTTATCCATCAAGACGGCATGTTTCAGACGTTGAACAATCGGCCAGTTCAAATCGTAGATATTCGCTCCGAAGAACGTACCTGTCAGCAAACCGCAAAAGAATGTTGAAGCAGCCAATACCTGTATCAATGAAATGATCGACTTCATTGACGGAGTCACTTTCTTCGCCATCAACCGATAGGCCGTAGCTCCCAGGAACAGGAACACCCCATATCCGGAATCTCCCAGACAAAGTCCGAAAAAGACCATAAAGAACGGGGCAAAGAACGGAGTCAAGTCCAATTCATTATACTTCGGAAGCATATACAACTTACAGATCGGTTCGAACCAGGCAAAGAATCCCTTATTATTCAATCGAATAGGAACATTATCGCCCGGCATCGGATCGGTAATCTCATAATATACATGTGCGTCATTCAAGTAAGCCTCTATTTCCACTTGACTGAATGCAGGTGCCCATCCTTCAATTAACATCAGTTTGTCACCGGCAGTCTGTTCGGAACTTAACACCACCTTAGAGAACTCAATCTGGCTTTGCAACTCTTTCAGAGCAGCCTTCAAGGAAGGAATTTCTGTTTCGGAAAGCGTAACCAGCTTCTTTTCATTCTCTTCAACGGCCTGTTCGGTCGTATTGTAAAGCGTTTCAAGGTGTGCCAAAGAGTATGCAGGTAATTTCGCCTGTTCTACATCCAAATCCACTTCCTGCCCGCCTTTCGTCAGAGTCACGAAGAATACTTTAGAAGAGATACGGTTCACAATCATTGCATTGTATTCCGTTTCCCACTCTTCCTTGTAATTTCCTTCCGAACAGCTATAAAAACCGATTACATAACCGGCATTTTTCAGTTTCTGAACATTATCCGGTTCAAAGTTACCCCAGGCTTCCAGCGCTTCTTTCTCTTTGGCATAGCTTTGCAACTGCTGCAACAGCTTTCCATGCTCTGTTTGCAGGGCATCCACTTCGTCCAGCACTTGCATACCACGGGCAGCCGTTCCACCTTCCGTAGCAATTACAGCATTCTTTTCATGCTTCTGATTCTGAAGCAACTTCAAGGTAGCCGCCAAGCGATTGGAAAGACGAATATTCTCCTGCAACTCCGTGTTATCAGCAGCCCCCTGTTGTTTCTCCACAATATGGACTACCCCAAGTTCACGCAGACTGTTCAGGAATTCTTCATACTCTTTGTGATAAACCAGGAATGTGAGTTTCTTCATTTTTGTAATCATGCCTCTACCTCCTTCCTTTTTTCTTGATGGGACTTCATGATCTTTTGCGAAGATTTCGACAAGTTTTCTTCATCTTCCATGAATCGTTTGATCTTTCGCAATGCATCCTGATAACCCGGTATCTGCACCTTCTCAAAAAGGTTCACCTTTTGAGTGGTCTTTTTCCTTGCATGTTCTAACAAGTTCAGCTTGGCGAGCATAAATTCACGTTCAATTGCCGTATGAGCCAGCTCTTCCAATAGATGGATACCGTCGGCATACCATTTGGGAGCATTAAACATACTGTACGGACGTATCTCGAATTCTACATTTTCGAGCAACGGTACGCGCACACCTGCAATCTTTTTCACGCCAAGATGAACATCATTCACCTTTATTAATGAAGCGTCAAACTCATTCCAAAGGGCGAACATGGCTTCATAGGCTTGAATTTGTTGTTCGAGCCTATCCTCCAGATCGGCAGCTTCCGTTTTACAGCGTTTCACTTCCATGCGGAGGGCGCTTTCCTTATTCTTAATAATAGGAAGCGTACGCACCCGCACTTTCAGTTGCTTTTCGAGCTGCTGAAGAGAGGTTTTGTTATATTGAAACTTTATAGCCATCTCGTTGATTTACTAATTTAACAATTTACGATCAGACGATTGAAATTACTTCTTATATACATATATAATCCGTCCACTATCATCCTAATAGCAAATCGTCTAATTGTCTAATTATTTTGTTTCGGCCAGTATTGATCCACCAAGTCTTTCTTGATATTCACTTCTTCCGGACGGAAATATTTACCGAACAAGCCCCAGGCAACGTCCAGCATTTCAGTAGTATCAAGATTGACATCAATAGCCAATAACTGATTGGAATAGTCCTTCGCAAAAGCCAACGTACGTTCGTCGTAGTTGGTCAGGTCGAAACCATTTTCCATCTTCGTCTTAGCGTTAGCGGCATCGGCATACAGACGTACAGCGGCATTCATCACTTGCGGATGGTCCTTACGTGTCTTCTTACCGGTTACCAGCTGTTTCAAACGAGACAATGAACGGAACGGGTCAACAATTACCTTACCGATATCACTATCACGACGCAGGAACAACTGACCTTCAGTGATGTAACCCGTATTATCAGGTACAGCATGCGTAATATCTCCACCAGACAAAGTAGTCACCGCAATAATAGTGATTGAACCACCGGAAGGGAACTGCACCGCCTTTTCGTAAATCTTTGCCAAATCCGAGTAAAGCGATCCCGGCATAGAGTCTTTCGAAGGAATCTGGTCCATACGGTTAGATACAATTGCCAACGCATCCGCATAGCTCGTCATATCCGTCAATAGCACCAGCACTTTCTCATTATTATTTACTGCAAAATACTCTGCAGCAGTCAATGCCATGTCCGGAATCAACAAACGTTCTACCGGAGGATTTTCGGTCGTATTCATGAAACTCACGATACGGTCCAGCGCACCTGCATTAGAGAACACATTCTTAAAGTACAGGTAGTCGTCATTCGTCATACCCATACCTCCGAGGATAATCTTATCCGTTTCAGCACGTAAGGCTACATTTGCCATTACCTGATTAAAAGGCTGGTCGGGGTCGGCAAAGAACGGAATCTTCTGACCCGATACCAGTGTATTGTTCAAGTCGATACCGGCAATACCCGTTGCAATCAGTTCCGACGGCTGTTTACGTCGAACCGGGTTCACAGACGGACCGCCAATTTCCACTTCCTGTCCTTCAATGTCCGGACCTCCATCAATCGGATCACCGAAAGCGTTGAAGAAACGTCCGGCCAGCTGCTCACTCACTTTCAATGTAGGCGATTTGCCGAGGAATACTACTTCGGCATTGGTCGGAATACCCTCCGTACCTTCAAATACCTGCAAAGTGACATCGTCACCGGCAATCTTAACCACCTGTGCCAGTTTACCGTCCACAGTGGCAAGCTCGTCATACCCTACTCCTGTCGCTTTCAGCGAACAAGTAGCCTTGGTAATCTGAGTAATCTTGGTATATATCTTTTGAAAAGCTTTTGTTGCCATCTTTGATAATTAAAATTATAAATTAAAGATTATGAATTGACACTTCTTTCGGCAATCAATTCCTTCAGTTGTTTCTGGAATCCTTCATACTGTTCCGATTTGAACTTCGAGTAGTTCATCTGCTTACAGACATTAATCATCTTCTTGAAGTAATCCATTACTTCGTTGAAGTTATCAAAGTCAAATTCCGTATGACAGATGTCGATTATCATGTTCAGAATATCTTCCTGACGTTCCATCGGAGTTACCGCATCAATTTCATCAAAAGCATCCTGTTGCAGAATAACAAAGTCAATCAATTCTGATTTCCAGAAAATCACATGATATTCTACCGGTACACCATCATCACCGAGGATATTGATCTGTTCGGCAATTTCCTTACCGCGCTGTAAACGGGTTTTCAGTTCGTTTACCTTTCCAATCCATTCATCGTTGATATGACCTTTGATATACTCCTCAAATTCCGGGTATTCGATATATTTTGAATAAGAATCAATCGGATTCACTGCCGGATAACGTTTCTTATCCGCACGATCCTGTTCCAAAGCATAAAAACAACGGGCTACTTTCTTCGTATTTTCAGTCACCGGCTCCTTCAAGTTACCACCCGCAGGAGATACCGTACCGATAAACGTAATAGAACCCGTTTCGTCATTACTTAGTTTTACATATCCCGCACGACCGTAGAAGTTGGAGATAATAGCCGAAATATCCATCGGGAAAGCATCCGGCCCAGGCAATTCTTCCATACGGTTGGACATCTCACGCAAAGCCTGTGCCCAACGGGAAGTAGAATCTGCCATCAACAAGACTTTCAATCCCATGGAACGGTAATATTCCGCCAGTGTCATTGCTGTATATACAGATGCTTCACGGGCAGCTACCGGCATGTTGGAAGTATTCGCAATGATGATAGTACGTTCCATCAACTTACGTCCCGTATGCGGGTCTACCAGTTCGGGGAACTCGGTAAAGATTTCCACCACCTCATTGGCACGTTCACCACAAGCCGCAATGATAACGATATCCGCTTCCGCCTGTTTAGAGATAGCGTGCTGAAGCACTGTTTTACCAGTACCGAACGGACCGGGGATAAATCCCGTACCACCTTCCACAATCGGATTCAGCGTATCAATCACACGTACACCAGTCTCCAATAATTTGAAAGGACGCGGTTTCTCCTTATAATTCGTCATCGCACGTTTCACGGGCCATCTCTGAATCATAGTCACAGGAATATCATTTCCTTCTTCGTCTGTCAGGATGGCAATTGTATCTTCTATCTTATAATCACCTTCCGGCATGATTGTTTTTACGGTAGCCGTTCCTTTCATAGTGAACGGAGCCATGATTTTCAGCGGCTGGAAGTTTTCATTCACCTGTCCCAACCATGCAGAAGCCTGCACTTTGTCACCTACATTCGCTAAGGGTACGAAGTGCCATACACGTTCTTTATCCAACGGATATGTATATTGTCCTCTTTTCAGGAAAACTCCATCCATCTTGTCGAGGTCATTTTGCAGACCATCATAGTTTTTCGATAGCATACCCGGGCCTAATGTCACCTCAAGCATGTGTCCTGTAAATTCGGCTTCGGCGCCCACTTTCAGTCCACGTGTGCTTTCAAACACCTGGACATATACATGTGAACCTACAACCTTAATCACCTCCGCCATCAACTTATCACCACCGGTCGAGATATAACAAATCTCATTCTGAGCTACCGGTCCGTCAACGACGAGGGTCACCATGTTGGCAATAACGCCACTAACAGTTCCTTTTGTTGCCATATATTTTTTTTATTTTATTATCTGAATTCTGCAGGAATCTGCACTTCGTTCTTCAGCGATTCGATAATGCTTCTGAACAACTGATTACCTCTTTCCTTATCCAGTGAAATCCACCGTTCAATCATTTCCAGCTTCAGCAGGAAAGCGAAAATACGTTCGATAGTGAAATAGTCGAAGAAAATAGCATCCTCCATCCAATTCCACCGCAAAGCATCCAACTTCTTCTCACGCTCCACCAGTTCTGTAATCTCACTGATTTTCACTAACGATTCAAACACATCCACCTCACCGGACAATCCGAAATCGCGGGCACTCGATGTACGCAATGCTTCGCATACTTCCGTATTTCCCACAACGTTGGAAGCAATATCCCATTTGAATTTACGGCTAGTAAATGCAACAAGAATATTATTGATGTTCAAGTTGAATTCAAACCAGGCAGAAACGAACTTATTCCCACAGTTCATCGCATACTCATAATATAGAGCAGCCAGATGATCCTCGTGTAAAACCGTACTTTCAGCCGGAGTATTCAGATAATCAGTAATAAAAGTGGATAGATAGACCGGAAATTCTTTAGGACTGATTTCTCCGCCTTCTCTCAGAATAGAAATATATTCAGAGAGTTCGTCAGCAGAGTAGTTTCCCCGTTTGTCGATTTCCGCTTCTTTATCTTTGAGAAGTTTCAGCACATTTGCATTATCAAACTTCAGATAAAACAAGTCAATCAACTTCTGGTCTGAAGCAGACAATCCATCGTAGATTTCAGTTTTAAAATCGGCTACTGTATAGCTCAGTTTGCTGTCTTCCAGCGAAAGTTCCGGCAAACCTGCTACCAAGTAATAGTACTTACTACTCATAGTCGCTTCTTTTAAAATAGCATTTCTACTAATTGAGGACGCAAGAACGCTTTGAAGTAATTCATGAATTCTTCTTCTCCGAAGTTCACCTTATACGAACCGTCCGCCGGAGAAACAGTGAACAGAGTTTTGATACCATTTACTTGCTGAATGGTCACCCCCTTGTCTAATAAAGCTTTTGCATGAGCTGCAAAATACTTTTTCAGCGATTCCGCATCGGCTGTTGAGATGACGATAGGTTCATCTATGCTCCATTTGGATGCCAATGCTACGATAAACGCATTCAGGTAATCTTTATCCTGAGCGAAATCTTTCACGGAAGCGGTTATCAACTTATCAGTTACCATTGTAGCGATTTCTGATTTGAGCGCATTCACAGCCTGACCGGCGAATAGTTTTAACTCTGATTTAGTATTTTCTGCTAACTCATCAGCAGATTTACGAGAGGAGTTTACAATTGATTCTGCCTCTTTTCGGGCATCCTCAATGATTTTCTTAGCTTCTTCCTGAGCATTCGCAATAAGTCTCTGCGCTTCCTCGTTTCCTTTTTCCACGCCTTCACGATAAATCTTATCGGTCAACTCTTGAATTTTGTTTTCCATATTAACAGGAGTATTTAGTATTATTACTATATTAACTATGTGTCCTTTGTCAGATTCTCGCCAAATTTACAAAAATCAATTTGATAAAAAAGAGAAAGAAGAAAAGAAAAAGATTTGTTTGCAAAAAAATCACAGTCCTACACCTATTTTATTCCGCTTTTTCCCCTTTTTTATTACTAAATGACACATTTACCGAATCTTTCAAGCCGGTAAACAAATATAAGGAATCTAAAAGACATTTGGAAATATGTATATACTTAAAACGACAAACAGGATACTAATACAAGATTAAATAACAAAAGCTATCGGTATTTCACCAAATTCATAGAAAACTAAAACTTCGGGGAGATCTATTCGACAATGACTTACCGGAAGACTGAAGATTGATAATTTTCGCAAAGTACCAAATGACAGAAGCCCCTTGACTCAAAATGAATCAAGGGGCTTCTTTAAAACGGCGGCTACCTACTCTCCCACTGTTACGCAGTACCATCGGCGTGACGAGGCTTAACTTCTCTGTTCGGAATGGGAAGAGGTGGAACCCTCGTGCTATAACCACCTGAAGAAGGTTATGACATGATGAAAAGTAAAATTTCAGTGTCTAGCAAGCTAAACGTATATACCCAACCGGTACATGTCCGAAAGAAAGTGAACGGGCAATTAGTAATGCTCGGCTTTGATGTTACCACCTTTACACCTGCATCCTATCAACGTCATCGTCTTTGACGACCCTAAGAAATCTAATCTTGTGGCTGGCTTCGTACTTAGATGCTTTCAGCACTTATCCAATCCCGACTTAGATACCCAGCAATGCACCTGGCGGCACAACTGGTAAACCAGCGGTCAGTCCAACACGGTCCTCTCGTACTAGTGTCAGAGCCACGCAAATTTCATACGCCCACGATAGATAGAGACCGAACTGTCTCACGACGTTCTGAACCCAGCTCGCGTGCCACTTTAATGGGCGAACAGCCCAACCCTTGGGACCTTCTCCAGCCCCAGGATGTGACGAGCCGACATCGAGGTGCCAAACCCCTCCGTCGATATGAGCTCTTGGGAGGGATCAGCCTGTTATCCCCGGAGTACCTTTTATCCTTTGAGCGATGTCCCTTCCATACGGAAACACCGGATCACTATGCTCTAGTTTCCTACCTGATCGACTTGTCTGTCTCCCAGTCAAGCGCCCTTATGCCATTACACTCTACGGACGGTTACCAATCGTCCTGAGGGCACCTTTAGAAGCCTCCGTTACACTTTTGGAGGCGACCACCCCAGTCAAACTACCCACCAAACAGTGTCCTCGTATCTACGAGTTAGAACTCAAATAATCAAAGGGCCGTATTTCAACAGCGACTCCACAAATACTGGCGTACCTGCTTCAAAGTCTCCGGCCTATCCTACACATCAATTACCCAAATTCAATGTTAAGCTATAGTAAAGGTTCACGGG includes:
- a CDS encoding V-type ATP synthase subunit B — encoded protein: MATKAFQKIYTKITQITKATCSLKATGVGYDELATVDGKLAQVVKIAGDDVTLQVFEGTEGIPTNAEVVFLGKSPTLKVSEQLAGRFFNAFGDPIDGGPDIEGQEVEIGGPSVNPVRRKQPSELIATGIAGIDLNNTLVSGQKIPFFADPDQPFNQVMANVALRAETDKIILGGMGMTNDDYLYFKNVFSNAGALDRIVSFMNTTENPPVERLLIPDMALTAAEYFAVNNNEKVLVLLTDMTSYADALAIVSNRMDQIPSKDSMPGSLYSDLAKIYEKAVQFPSGGSITIIAVTTLSGGDITHAVPDNTGYITEGQLFLRRDSDIGKVIVDPFRSLSRLKQLVTGKKTRKDHPQVMNAAVRLYADAANAKTKMENGFDLTNYDERTLAFAKDYSNQLLAIDVNLDTTEMLDVAWGLFGKYFRPEEVNIKKDLVDQYWPKQNN
- a CDS encoding V-type ATP synthase subunit I; protein product: MITKMKKLTFLVYHKEYEEFLNSLRELGVVHIVEKQQGAADNTELQENIRLSNRLAATLKLLQNQKHEKNAVIATEGGTAARGMQVLDEVDALQTEHGKLLQQLQSYAKEKEALEAWGNFEPDNVQKLKNAGYVIGFYSCSEGNYKEEWETEYNAMIVNRISSKVFFVTLTKGGQEVDLDVEQAKLPAYSLAHLETLYNTTEQAVEENEKKLVTLSETEIPSLKAALKELQSQIEFSKVVLSSEQTAGDKLMLIEGWAPAFSQVEIEAYLNDAHVYYEITDPMPGDNVPIRLNNKGFFAWFEPICKLYMLPKYNELDLTPFFAPFFMVFFGLCLGDSGYGVFLFLGATAYRLMAKKVTPSMKSIISLIQVLAASTFFCGLLTGTFFGANIYDLNWPIVQRLKHAVLMDNNDMFQLSLILGAIQILFGMVLKAVNQTIQFGFKYAVATIGWIILLVSMAVSALLPEVMPMGSTVHLVILGVSAAMIFLYNSPGKNVFLNIGLGLWDSYNMVTGLLGDVLSYVRLFALGLSGGILAGVFNSLAVGMSPDNVIAGPIVMVLIFVIGHAINIFMNVLGAMVHPMRLTFVEFFKNSGYEGGGKEYKPFRN
- a CDS encoding V-type ATP synthase subunit D; its protein translation is MAIKFQYNKTSLQQLEKQLKVRVRTLPIIKNKESALRMEVKRCKTEAADLEDRLEQQIQAYEAMFALWNEFDASLIKVNDVHLGVKKIAGVRVPLLENVEFEIRPYSMFNAPKWYADGIHLLEELAHTAIEREFMLAKLNLLEHARKKTTQKVNLFEKVQIPGYQDALRKIKRFMEDEENLSKSSQKIMKSHQEKRKEVEA
- a CDS encoding glycogen/starch synthase, whose translation is MVKDLLTPDYIFESSWEVCNKVGGIYTVLSTRANTLQEKFRDRIFFIGPDVWQGKENPLFIESDNLCAAWKEHALEKDELSVRVGRWNIPGEPIVILVDFQPFFEKKDDIYTEMWNRYQVDSLHAYGDYDEASMFSYAAGRVVESFYRYNLTETDKVVYQAHEWMTGMGALYVQEAVPEVATIFTTHATSIGRSIAGNNKPLYDYLFAYNGDQMAQELNMQSKHSIEKQTAHYVDCFTTVSEITNNECKELLDKPADVVLMNGFEDDFVPKGSTFTGKRKRARTLMLSVANKLLGTNLGDDTLIVGTSGRYEFKNKGIDVFLESLNRLNRDKKLHKNVLAFINVPGWVGEPREDLQARLKSKDKFDTPLEVPFITHWLHNMTHDQVLDMLKYLGMGNRPEDKVKVIFVPCYLDGRDGIMNKEYYDILLGQDLSVYASYYEPWGYTPLESVAFHVPTITTDLAGFGLWVNSLKNQHGINDGVEVLHRSDYNYSEVADGIKDTITLFADKTDKEVKEIRKRAAEVAEQALWKHFIQYYYEAYDIALRKARIRQLS
- a CDS encoding V-type ATP synthase subunit K codes for the protein MEMNLFIAYIGIAIMVGLSGIGSAYGVTIAGNAAIGALKKNDSAFGNFLVLTALPGTQGLYGFAGYFMFQTIFGILTPEITPIQASAVLGAGIALGLVALFSAIRQGQVCANGIAAIGQGHNVFSNTLILAVFPELYAIVALAATFLIGSALVA
- a CDS encoding glycosyltransferase family 1 protein; amino-acid sequence: MKIKVSNVNTPNWKEVTVKSRIPEELEKLSEIARNIWWAWNFEATELFRDLDPELWKECGQNPVLLLERMSYEKLEALAKDKVILRRMNEVYTKFRDYMDVKPDEQRPSIAYFSMEYGLSSVLKIYSGGLGVLAGDYLKEASDSNVDLCAVGFLYRYGYFTQTLSMDGQQIANYEAQNFGQLPIERVMDANGQPLIVDVPYLDYFVHANVWRVNVGRISLYLLDTDNEMNSEFDRPITHQLYGGDWENRLKQEILLGIGGILTLKALGIKKDVYHCNEGHAALINVQRICDYVATGLTFDQAIELVRASSLYTVHTPVPAGHDYFDEGLFGKYMGGYPSRMGISWDDLMDLGRNNPGDKGERFCMSVFACNTSQEVNGVSWLHGKVSQEMFSSIWKGYFPEESHVGYVTNGVHFPTWSATEWKELYFKYFNENFWFDQSNPKIWEAIYNVPDEEIWKTRMTMKNKLVDYIRKSFRDTWLKNQGDPSRIVSLMDKINPNALLIGFGRRFATYKRAHLLFTDLDRLSKIVNNPDYPVQFLFTGKAHPHDGAGQGLIKRIIEISRRPEFLGKIIFLENYDMQLARRLVSGVDIWLNTPTRPLEASGTSGEKALMNGVVNFSVLDGWWLEGYREGAGWALTEKRTYQNQEHQDQLDAATIYSILETEILPLYYARNKKGYSEGWIKVVKNSIAQIAPHYTMKRQLDDYYSKFYCKLAKRFQTLAANDNAKAKEIAAWKEDVVAKWDSIEIVSCDKVEELKNGDIESGKEYTITYVIDEKGLNDAVGLELVTTYTTADGKQHVYSVEPFSVVKKEGDLYTFQVKHSLSNAGSFKVSYRMFPKNPELPHRQDFCYVRWFI